The genomic region TTTAGTTTTATGTGTTTTATGAATATAGTACTTGAGTTTCATAATGTTTTGTAGTGTTATGTATATCGAACTTACACAATGtatgacactttttttttcagatgactttttttagatttatttggtttaaaatagatgaaattttgaCAGATTTTTATTTAGAaggtttaacatattaataaatttcataaattgttatcaataatttttaatgtaatttaatttaaaaaatgaaaataaatatataaatttttaaaaaaataatattttaattaaaactgcAAAAACTAAATCGATCTAAACTGTAAACTACTGATtttgttttgattcaaattttattttaaatgaaaattaaatcaaaccgACCTGCAAACATTCTTACATGCTACACAACgacatattttaagataatttataattataacttatttaggcattcatactaaaaaaacaaaggatGTGTACTCAACAAATTTGTGTGTGTATACACACAACTAATAGATTATTTTGaaacaagataaaaattaaCGTGACATGTGTAGCCGGGTATCCTGATAGcataatataaatatgtttacaactagtatattataaatatgtttacaactaaaaataaatgataatagaCATATTAGTTCAGTTGGTTAAAGTGTTTGAGACCTGCATGGGCCAATTTTACAGATTTTTTGGTTAGATTTATTATGCATTTTTCTCTTACTATTAAGTATTTGTATGTGCCTCACAACTCATCAGGAATCTTTCATGAATGAACCTGGATTAATCAGAAAAATTTCAACCCtttttctgtaattttttttggttacatttattatgccttttttttctcttactaTTAAGTATTTGTATGTGCCTCATAACTCATCAGGAATCTTTCACATGTTCTTACAGATTTCTAGTCTACCCGCTGAATGAACCTGGATTAATCTGAAAAAATTCAGCCCTTTTTCTGTTATGTAAAGAGCAGCGTTGTCAAAGTTGGGCTCAAACTGACCAGTGATAAATCCATAAGAATTAATTGttggataaaaaattgttatggAACCAGTGACCCcgttatgaaatttttaaaaatgattttacgatgtattatgatttttgttattatataccAATTTACATTATTCAACCAACATGCATCTTACTAATTTGACTAATGACCGAGTTACTTAACCAAGTTTATAATTAGTCCTAATAACAACACCAGTATTTCCATTCCacgtcatttaaatttcttctaAACTATGAAAATATATTAGTCGTATTGGCCACAATATAAAGAACCAGCTCCTGTCTATGAAGATGTTGTGTATCACCCTACTCAATTGAACTTCAATAATAATGACATGCAATTAAATATGACCAACACTAATGGCAGTACCCAAAAACAATAAAGCAGTCATTTTAAGTTAGGCCAACATCTAGCAAGAACAATTCACGAGCTAAATAAAAGTAACATAAAATCATGTCTCCTTAGAAAGGGTATTCTTTGCAGCCTCAGCAGCCGTTTTCTTTGCATCAATCTCAGACACAATGGCATCAATTTTTAGCTTCAGTGAGTACAGCCAATACCTAGCAAGAACAATGCTCGCATAACACAAAACAGAAAATTATGTCTCCTTAGGAGGGGCTTTCTTAGCAGCCTCTGCAGCTGCCTTCTCCGCTTCGATCTCAGCAACGATGGCATCAATTTCGGCTTCCTCCAGTTGACGCAGACCCTGCTCCTTAGTCATCACAGCAACTTCTATGTTCTTCCCTCCACTCTCAACAACCTAATTAAAAAGTCAAAAGTGAAGTATATTAAACATATTCCTGTTGAGACGCATAACAAGCTATTAGCAAACAGAAATACTGTAATTATGCAACAGGAATAAGCAGAACTACTTTATCTATGTCACTGTTTGATTGTAGTATTCTACAAAGCCAATATAAAATCATCAGATTTATCATGTAGccaaattttttacttttaagatGTAAAAGACACACCATGTACATAAAGGCTTTAAAGGCAAGCAAACAAGTCATGTACAGATGTACATGtacttcaagattcaataataaatattttcttcaaataaaaaaaacagaatgcAGGACTGCAAATGTCAGTCTTCATTGGGATAATACTGCCCCCAGATCTTTCCCAAGTATTGTATAACAAAACCTAACAAAACAGACCAGTTAAGAGTTCTTGGGCTGGGGCATAAAAGTTACAAAGGACTAAAAGCATAATAACAACACAAAAATTCcatgcaaaaatatttttctatttaagaaCAATTAACCAGGTAAGTAGTCATTTAAGCAAATCCATTAACCAATCCTACAACATTGTTAACCATTTGTATGGTTTATTGTTCCCAAACAAGAATTATTTTACCAGAAATTCCTAAATTATAATTCTGTCAAACAAAAATGAGGAAATTAAGCTCAAAGGAATTCCAGTGGAATACAGCAACATAAGCTCCACTTTTGAAGTTGCAGACAATACTAGATCATCCATAAATAATCTAATACTAGCATATTACTGTctttataatttagttatttgTAAAGATGACATTAGCTGGCATCTATGCAAAAgaaatttacaaaaaagaaaagaaaaagtacaTCTTAAGTAAACCCCATCCCCTCCACAAGTCTGCCCTAACTCACATCTATTTTCCtattaaatttaacaaatataGAGATTTTCAGCCAAGTGAACCACAAATATGACATGAATATCTTACATAGTCTTCCTGTTTTTCATATACTCACTTTTGGCTTAGGGTACACTCCTACATACAAGAAAAGATCACAAAGACTTCAAAgtcaatattatatattgatacTAAAACAACTGAAAGATGGGAACTATTAGACATCTGAGAAGTTATCATGACATTCAACACAactatttaattgattaaaatgaatttaacgGTTAAAATTGAGGTTGAAGGATATGTTTATATGCATAAAGTATAGAATAATGTAtgagataatttaaaaacatgcCTCAATGAACAAAGACTTGTTGAAAGCTAGGAATATCATCATAAAATGTAATTGAAAGTTTAGGCATGAATGAGTCATATGCTGAAAGATGGGTTTAGGCACATTATATGCGTATCTATCTTATATGCAGGTAATTTATCCAAAGGTTCATACTAATTTGCAATCAACTCCAGTTCATAAACTTTGCGAACTTAAAGAACACAATGCACTTGGGTAGCTTTTGGTAGACATGCTAGAACAAGACAGAACATAGCATATAATAGATTTAGTTCTATGTTTGATGCATTTCAAAAATAGAACAGAAATGAACATAAAGGTTAAAAGACAGGTATGTTTTGGTTCCACTAAAAAAAATCGAACCAAAGAGAGAACACATCAAGGTAGACCATTCCCTTCCATTTTGTCCGCCTATCAAATGCTACTTTAATATTCCTCCCAAGCCATTAAGAACATTAAAAGAAAGACACATGCAAAAGCAAGACAAGAGGGTGCCAATGtcctttagcaaggaaaaaaaaaaaccctgcaCAGGATGCAACCAAGAGTTCTAAAGAACAATCCGCAGCCACAATTgcagccacaacatcaagaacATCAAGATTTTTAGGGGGTTTCTATGATTGCAATTGTGGCCACCACATTTGTTCgcaattttctaatatattaaGGATTGCCACAAAACTACTACAGCCAcgaccacaatttaaaaccttgattgcAACAAAGAAACTtgataaacaataaaatcaGGTAATCATTCACAAACGCAACAAGAACAACACGAAACTCACTTCAAGCAATGCGCGAATAGCCAACTTGACAGTCTCCTGGCCAGAAGTGTCCTTATAGTTCTTCTCCAGGAACTCCCGAATCGAATTCGAGTTCCTCCCGGTGGCGTTCGCCTTCCACGCCGAGAACGTGCCAGAGGGATCCGTCTGGTAGAGGGAGGGCGAGTGAGTGTAGGGATCAAACCCGACAATCAGAGTCGAAAGCCCAAAGGGCCTCACGCCGCCGCTCTGCGTGTACTTCTGCTGGAGCCCCGCAATGTACCGCGTTATGTACTCAACCGTGACGGGATCCTCCACGGTGAGCCTGTGACTCTGGCACTCCACACGTGCCCTGTTTATGAGCACACGTGCGTCGGCCTTCAGCCCCGCGCAGGCCAGCGCAATGTGGTCGTCCAGATTCACTATCTTCCTCACCGACCTGCGAAAACGACACAAAATCAGGGTTCGATTTGAAACGACGtcgttttttgttatttttcttctttgattgcaaatgttagttgttagtatTCGTTAGCAGAGGATTCGAACCCCTGACCTCTCCCTCCTTGCCTTCTCCTTATAACACGTAGTTTTCTTGGTTAATCCCTAGTAATCGAAGGGGAAAGGGATCTGAAACGGAGGGAATTGAATTGAAAAGAGTAGTAGTACCTGGAGTCTTGGAGTTTGGCGGTGGATTTCTTCTCGACGCCGAGGACAACATTGTCGGTGCCGCGGACGCCGACGGCGGCGTTGCCCTTGCGGACGGCTTCGAGGGCGTACTCGACCTGGAAGAGATGGCCGTCAGGGGAGAACACGGTGATTGCTCGGTCGTACCTAGCCATAGCGATTGTGATTTGTGTTTCTTTCTACTTCTGAGTTTCGATTcgaagctctctctctctctttctctagtCAAGCCTTTTGTTTTTACGCTTCTGTGAAGAGAAGAGTAAAGACGAAGAAAACAAGGTTAGTGTTGGTGTTGGTGTGTTCTTTACTTGCAGCTGCTTAGGGAACAAGTAAAATAGCGTCTTGGACTGGCCTTTTGGAGAGCTGCTATTCTCACCCACAATTGCTATTTTCACCACCCACGCTGGtggctttttttctttattccaAAAATGTCTTTCTCACATACTCACGATTCCATTCAAAAAATACACAATGGAATCATGTTTCCGCGGTGTAAAGGGTGCAAAACAAATATCTGAAACGGGATTTTGTTGTATATATTGTCAATGAAATCATGTtttaattgtgtaatttttttatacccctcttacacaacaaaaacatgtttccatcgtttattttctttccaattATTTAGAGATATAAGTTACCtttataaaagtaattaaattaattatgatataaaacTTTTTGTAAATTGAAGTTAAATTAATCAACATACAATTTATTAACAATAGTCAATAATCATAtagattatctttttaattaaaattgacttAATTAGTATTACCTctattatgtaaaatttatcTAAGTTATGAAACTTGTATATAATTTCTATGAACTTGTTTCAAGAGAAACATAAAAGTGCATTCAAAAGTGATCAATATAtgaaacaagattcaagaagtTGAATGCACCATCAAAGAAATTCATTTCGATAAAGATCCATGTTTCGACAATTTATCAAAGCACACGTGAAACTTAAAGACGCTCAGGAGAAAGGTTATTCCAAATTTTGAAACATAAGTTGAAACAGTTATAAAAGAAGTTACACAAAGacatcaaataatattatatttgtgtATTTAGGAATATTATTGTACACATGCCAAAATCATAGAATTCGACTGTTACTATTAGAAGTTTATAACTAAGACCTCTCTCACGGCCAATTTTCGGCGGAGTAAATCATATCGCTTAACTACTCAAACATCGACAACGCTTCACATCAAAATTGGCTACTGTTCAGAAGGTCATCGTACATGTATTCATTCTCATCTTTTAtgaattcatgtttttttaCGTTACAATATCTTTCTAAatcctttactttttttatatccaTTTCTCCTGGAAACCTATTCTTTTCCAATCTCTACGTCTAATTACTTATAAAATCactatcaaaataattataaaaataaccttTAAATTGTCTTATAGATCATTATACAATAttactataattaaaaatggGTATCTTTATTGAAATCACTATTATTATATGCATTAAGTATTAAACAATTTCCTGATAAATTGAAAACTATAAACttgtttgtttgattaaaaAGAACTTACAATCCAAAATGAATTTCATGTCTCATCTtcaaacatttatttgttagtagaatcatttagtaaaaattacttattttgttatgaaaaatatattccaATTTTCACAATTAACCATTAGATAGAAGTTATTGTTCATAAGGCAATCGAATTAATTATGAtagtaatttgtattataattaatttaagtacGACTGAAAATAGTATTTTCTGTTGtcaataattcaaatttaaatgtaaaaggTTATTTATAtcacaaataattatattactattaaaaaGGTAACTTATATCTAtagttagttataatttttttcatgaaatttaacaaaaaaatgaacaacaaaatcaaggttaacaaaataaacaatagGATCACATTTTCgttgtgtattttattttgcacCCCATTacacaatgaaaatataattttattgtgtactttatcaacaaaatcatgattgtgTCAAAAGgatattttcagaaaaataaattttaaagcaCATGGGAGGTGTAAATACCATTTTGAAGTGAAAATATCATCTCCCTCTTTTTGTATgtccctttatttatttttgcacattattttgtgtttttattattattttcttgaaaaaaaatacttttttcaaaaacttgttTCCAAAGTTAGATTATGAAAGTGTCATGTGATAACCTCATGTTGTGTCACATATCATCACATGAAAGTGTCATGTGGTGCCACATGGAGTTAAGGTGTTGAGTGTCAACCTTGTAATTGTGTCACGTCACATggcacaatatttttttgtcatttttattccttaaaaaattgtgaaatttgatttttagtctCATTAGATTTTAGCTTTCAATTTAGTCTCTATAAAAACTTTGTTCTTCTATTTTAATcccaaaaaattttaaattctacttTCCAgtccttaattaattttttgttttacttttgtcATTGTTGAAGCCTATCGACAAGTGTACCGATGTGCACAAGTAGTATATAAAACAGTAAGATCGAGTATCGTATCTATAAAGAATTTGTTTCACCTAGATTATGTATATTCAGTATGtaaacactttttaacatggaaataaaataaagattcaaTGATAGATAAGTTATATGCAATGTGTTAAACCACTTAGACAATGGAAAAATAAACTCAAAGCTGTAAAGATGTGATAAATATCAAGATAAAAGCGTCGGAGAATTTTCTACTGAATCAAGGAGTGTGGATATGAAATGTTAGTGGCTTGGACATTCGGCACGGTGGAGCTAGAATAATCCTCAAGAGTTACCCTTTGTGGTTGATCGTCTGCCATGATGTGAGCTTCGGATGCACCAACTTTGGACTTTCTCAAATTTGCTGGAAATGATGATGAAGATTCAGATGAAAGTGTTCTCTCACCACTTGGATTCGCTGTCCTGTCTTGTGTCACTTTCCTCCTCTTTTTTGCATTGTTTCTCATGCACGTAGCTTAAATCTCCAAATCTAATGGAGCTAAATCCCTTGCTGGAGTTTTTCCTCGCATACAAGAAGCAAGCTAAACAGAGCAGCACTTAACCAAGTCAAgagataaaatttgaattgaaaatattcacaagaaaaatcaaagaataaagaataaatgtttCCAAACTGACTTATACAATCTAAGTGGAAAGAAATTCcccggcaacgacgccaaaaacttgttgaaGCCTATCGGCAAGTGTATCGATGTGCACAAGTAgtatataaaacggtaagatcgagtatcgtatccacGGGGAATTTGTTTCACCTAGGTTATGTATATTCAATAtgtaaacactttttaacttggaaataaaataaagattcaaTGATGGATAAGTTTTCTGCAATGTGTTAAACCACTTAGACAATGGCAAAATAAACTCAAAGCTGTAAAGATGCGATAAATATCAAGATAAAAGCGTCGGGGAGTTTTCTACTGAACTTTCTCTTGCCGTATAAaagttttttctctatttaacgttatTCTAGCACTCTTGCACTGAGTAAATACTCAGACCATGATTCCTCATAAGAATGAGTCTAACTCTCTTAGcttttgttcttgattcctcaacaaactcGTTCTAAAAGAGTTACAATAAGCATACAGTGCAAAACATACTAGATTATTGCATTCTATTCCTAGATATACAGGCCTCTAGCTTGCTTTATCAagtttgaaattctgatactggggacagatgtcgtaccagatgtcacgacatcacgcttcagaacgtggagattatatttgactgtatgaacagattaagcaagtaaataacacaagagaattgttaacccagttcggtgcaacctcacctacatctgggggctaccaagccagggaggaaatccactaaaatagtgttagttcgaagatctaacagccactgtttacaaccttctcacctaaccactacccgtgcgacctctacctaagagccactcttagatatgagaaaccccgctcactccctctcaatcacactcccgtgtttacaattaaatcgaatacacaccagagattactctctgaacaaaagagatcaactctacacactagagatcaactctacacactagagatcaactctacacactagagatcaactctacacactcaggtccaacacttgatgttagggtaccatcaaggtggctcacaaaacactcaagtcccaaaactcacaaaataactcttcaatcccggacttggtagaaaactcgtgcagccttcatgtttatatagcagtgtgcgtttctgggctgcaacatcttgtgctggatgagatctatcattcttcctgaaaatctgcgcttaaagatctaaaagatacagtttgatcttttagtttttatctttaatctttaatccctgaacgaactcttctactttgaaattcgaactttaattatcttttaattcgttcctaaagatagatcgtctaatctcttgctaactgcacaataatctgttaaagatataacagatttatgtgtccagtattttcgggccagatgtcctggacatcgtatccgacatcgtggatcctgcagcttcaatgcttttagtaactccagtattttcgggcaggatgtcctggacattgtatccgacatcgtggatcctgcagcttcaatgcttttagcaattccagtattttcaggcaggatgtcctgaacattgtatccgacatcgtgaatcctgcagcttcaattcttc from Glycine soja cultivar W05 chromosome 16, ASM419377v2, whole genome shotgun sequence harbors:
- the LOC114390552 gene encoding proteasome subunit alpha type-7, whose protein sequence is MARYDRAITVFSPDGHLFQVEYALEAVRKGNAAVGVRGTDNVVLGVEKKSTAKLQDSRSVRKIVNLDDHIALACAGLKADARVLINRARVECQSHRLTVEDPVTVEYITRYIAGLQQKYTQSGGVRPFGLSTLIVGFDPYTHSPSLYQTDPSGTFSAWKANATGRNSNSIREFLEKNYKDTSGQETVKLAIRALLEVVESGGKNIEVAVMTKEQGLRQLEEAEIDAIVAEIEAEKAAAEAAKKAPPKET